In a single window of the Solea senegalensis isolate Sse05_10M linkage group LG1, IFAPA_SoseM_1, whole genome shotgun sequence genome:
- the msrb2 gene encoding methionine-R-sulfoxide reductase B2, mitochondrial, whose protein sequence is MSRLVARLAVAVSQRATVAKSGISSWRIPILFRPVSTCQGLRSLTRYNETTDWKKKLTPEQYVVTREKATEEPFSGIYLNHCEVGMYHCACCDIPLFSSEAKYDSGTGWPAFKEAHGTWGSDESHASVIRRPDNSLGSTGTEVLCKNCDAHLGHVFEDGPDPTGQRFCINSVALTFKSKDGHKPEENS, encoded by the exons atgtcCCGTTTAGTTGCTCGTCTTGCCGTTGCGGTTTCCCAGCGCGCAACAGTCGCCAAATCCGGGATTTCATCTTGGAGGATCCCGATCCTCTTCCGTCCTGTATCCACATGTCAAG GCCTTCGCTCTCTCACCCGCTACAACGAGACCACAGACTGGAAAAAGAAACTCACTCCGGAGCAGTACGTCGTCACCAGAGAGAAAGCGACAGAGGAG CCCTTTAGTGGGATCTATCTAAACCATTGTGAAGTGGGGATGTACCACTGTGCCTGCTGTGATATTCCACTCTTCAG TTCAGAGGCTAAGTATGACTCAGGGACAGGCTGGCCAGCATTTAAAGAGGCTCATGGGACATGGGGGAGTGATGAAAGTCATGCCTCCGTCATACGTCGCCCTGACAACAGCCTGGGCAGCACCGGGACAGAAGTGCTCTGTAAAAAT TGTGACGCCCACCTGGGACACGTGTTTGAAGACGGACCGGATCCGACAGGTCAGCGGTTCTGCATCAACAGTGTGGCGCTCACGTTTAAATCGAAAGACGGACACAAGCCCGAGGAAAACTCTTAA